From the genome of Salarias fasciatus chromosome 22, fSalaFa1.1, whole genome shotgun sequence:
GCCCCTCTCACAAAAGCGGCAAAGACGCTACTCTCTCTGTCCCAGCAGTTTGGGCTCACTGACCCATGGAGACATAAATTCTCACAGTCTaaagttttctcctttttttcccacgTTCACCATTCTTATTCTCGGAtcaatttttttctgttggaTGTCAGGCTTTTGGCCAAAATAGTTTCTACGGATTATCATACCATTGCAATATCAGACCATGCCCCAGTCTCTATTGATTTAGCACTGCCCTTTCAATCCGCTCGGATTAAACAATGGAGATTTAATTCCGTGCTGTTAGCTGAGGAAACCTATAGAGAATTTTTACATTCACAACTTTCCCTGTTTTTCGAACTAAACGATTCACAGGACATAAGTAGAAGCAGTCTATGGGAGGCGTCTAAAGCCTATATCAGAGGCCAACTTATTTCCTTTGTTTCcaataaaaagagaaatgagaCCGCCCGCATTAAACAACTTCTGAAGGAAATTAAGGAGGTTGACCAACGGTATGCCGGCGATCCTGCTCCTGATCTCTATAAAGAACGACTCTCTTTACAGACGGAGCTTGATTTGATTTCTACTACAGCTGTTAGGACTGCATTACTTCGATCTAGGCAGCGTTTTTATGAGTCCGGAGATAAAGCCGGCAAGCTTCTTTCCTATCAAGCTCGAGCAGAGGCATCATCTAGATTAATTTCAGCTATAAGGTCTGACTCTGGTGTAGCTCTTACTGATCCTAGTGACATAAATAAAACCTTTGTAGAGTTTTATACCACTCTTTACACATCGgattctccacctcctccggaTAACATATTAGATACAATAACCTTTCCTCAAATATCAGTAGAATCAGCAGAAGCCCTAGGCTCACCCATCACTATTCTGGAAGTTCAGGAAGCCATAGGTTCCCTCCAAAGTTCCAAATCGCCAGGGCCCGACGGCTTTACTACGGAATACTACAAAACTTTTTCCCTTATACTTAGCCCTTTTCTTAGAGACATGTATAATGAGGCCTTTTCTCTTGGTCGGTTACCCAGTACCCTGTCGGAGGCCACAATCTCTCTGCTTCTTAAGAAGGACAAAGACCCCTTATCCTGTAGTAGCTATAGACCGATATCTTTGCTGAATGTCGATTTCAAGATTTTGACGAAGGTTTTGGCTTCACGTTTACAGCGGGTTCTATCCCCTATTATAGACTTAGATCAGACAGGTTTTATGCCCAATAGGCAATCCTCATGTAATACTAGGAGGCTTTTTGACATTATCACTACCCCTGGAACTGCGGTGCCTGAGGTCGTTGTGTCCCTCGACGCAGAAAAGGCCTTCGACAGGGTGGAGTGGGGCTTCCTGTACACGGTGTTGTCCAAATTCGGGCTGGGTAAGACCTTTGTGGATTGGGTTAGACTTCTCTATTCTTCACCCCGCGCTTCTGTTCGGACAAATGACACTCTCTCCCCTTCCTTCCCTTTATGTCGTGgtaccagacagggctgtcccctgtccccaCTTTTGTTTGTCTTGGCTATCGAGCCCTTAGCCATTTGGTTGCGCTCTGAGGCCTCGTTTAGAGGTATAACTAGACACAATACTATACATAAGGTCTCATTGTACGCTGACGATCTTCTTCTCTATGTCTCAGATCCCGTTTCTTCTTTTCCTACAATTCTAAGTGTCCTTAACAAATATAGCCGTATATCGGGCTACAAGCTCAACTATCAAAAAAGTGAACTCATGCCTGTCAATGCACTTGCCAAATCACTTCCAACTACGATTGTTCCATTTCGATGGTCATGTAATGGTTTTCGGTATTTAGGTATCCAAATTACACCATTCTTGTCAGACCTGTACCGTATGAATCTAACCCCTTTGATGGAGAAGACCGTGGCAGATTTTGCTCGCTGGTCAACTCTGCCTGTTTCGCTGGCGGGGCGAATAAGTTTGGTGAAAATGGTAGTTCTCCCGAAGTTTCTCTACATGTTTCAACATCTCCcaatatttcttaataagtcCTTTTTTGTTAAATTAGATAAAACTATCTCAGCTTTCTTATGGGCGGGAAAACCGGCCAGAATTCGTAAATCAGTTTTACAGTCCCCtaaggagagaggagggtttGCCCTCCCGATCTTCAGGCATTACTATTGGGCTGCGAATGTACAAAAAATTTTATTTTGGATGTATGATGAAGAGGACTCTGTTCCGATCTGGGTGCATTTAGAGAAAATGTCTTCGCCATTTTCTTTTCGGTCTATTTTATGTTCACAACTTCCCCTGCCACGACTGCATGGTTGTCCTGTTGCCTCAATTTCTTTGAAAGTATGGAGTCAACTTAGGAAGCAGTTCGGTCTTGTCGGCCCCTCAGCTCTGACATCTGTATTTAGAAACTGCGCGTTTGGACCATCCTTAGACAGGGGATTTAAAATCTGGTACAACATGGGCATTAAGTCAGTTATAGATTTGTATACTGATGGCGTATTCTCCTCCTTTGCCCAACTGTCTGATAAATATCACCTTCCGAGTCATAATTTTTTCCGTTTTTTCCAAGCCCGGGACTATGTCAAGAAAGTGTTTCCGCATTTTCCGAACCGTCCTCCAGAAACCCTTTTAGACTCTCTTCTTCTGGTTGACCCTACCATCAAAGGGGGTATATCAATTATTTACAAACTCATATGGTCAGAAATATTAACACCCCCCGATATTCTTAAAACTAGTTGGGAGGAGAGTCTTAATATAACAATTACAGAGAAACAGTGGAACTCTGCATTGGCACTTGTTTACGCGTCTTCGATTTGTGCTCGACACAGATTAATTCAATGCAAGGTCATTTATAAGGTACACTATACTAATTCAAAATTAGCCAAGATCTACCCCTCGGTAAAAGACGAGTGCAGCCGTTGCCACCTTTCTCCTGCCGATCATTCGCAcatgttctgggcatgtccaaACTTGCAACAGTATTGGGCAGAAATATTTAATACACTGAGTGAGGCATATGGGTTTTATGTTACGCCCAACCCTATCTCTGCGATTTTTGGTGTCTCCCCTTCCTCAGATCTGCCAAAAGCTTTAAAGCGGGCTATATCATTTACCACACTCTTGGCTCGAAGATTAATTTTACTCAATTGGAAGGTTTCCCATTCCCCTTCACATGTCCGATGGATCCGTGAGGTGCTTTATAATCTTAAAACTGAAAAGCTGAGGTTCTCTATCAGAGGCTCAATCAAGGCATTTCATGCCACTTGGGGCCCTTTTCTGCGGTACTTTGACTCTCTAAATTTTCCTCAGAATATCGATTAAACAACATGAGAGGATGGGGGAGGGACTGTGGTATTAGGCGAAGCTGAAATTGAACTTTTAAGGTTTCTCTCTTATTTATGTACTATATTggtatgtttatttatttatttatttatttattaatttatttatttttttttttatttatttaattttatttatttatttttggcctGTGggttgggtgggtggatggggaTGGGTGTTGACAgacatcattttttattttatcctgCCTTTCATGAACCGATATactgtctgttttgttcattgaaaatgttccataaataaaattgaaaaaaaaaaaaaaaaaaatacaactggaaaataaaaaagtattttttaattgctttgagTACATTTCATCCTCTGTGTATTTTGCTTGTATTGTAGTGAAAAAGGTGAAATcagaaatacatttcaatgtCTTTAAAAAGTTAATCTGTGAAGAATGGGTCTCCTCTGTCCGGGGAGCATCGGGCCATGAAACAGGTTATAAGGCAGCGAGAGTTACTAAGAACTGAAACTAAATGAATCACTTGATGGAAGGAGATTTCATCAAGTGATTCATGTTGTCAGTGAAAGTTGCGCTGCAACAACAAATCAACCGAAACAGATTAAATCAactatttaaaggtgcattaaggagttttacaaccttaaaaaatacttattttccaccataaacatgttacacatttttaatgatgtgtacaatgtgccctgacatattcattacaagtacctctaacagcgctaaattgtcacttgaaagttgcagtgccggtccggcaccagaatttttttggggagaatttgaaaggaatgacgtaatgcgcgctccggctggttaagtttcgttttgtccgacattactccgccagatgcttagtgagcaacaactgaacaggatcttccagaaagtaagaaaagactggcttctagcactgccacagctccagcacagactccaccaggtaaaagaaagtTAAACTTTAattgagcgagagagagagagagagagagagagagagagagagagagagagagagagagagagagagagagagagagagagagagagagagagagagagagagagagagagagagagagagagagagagagagagagagagagagagagagcgaagaATAAGAAAAGTGTTTCACAGGGCAATTCTCTATGGTTCCTGTGCTATTCTTCTAAAATGCATCCCCAGCCACAGGGGGTTGAAGTGGGTTGGGTTGTTGGGGTTTCTGTTCCTTTGACACTTCATATGTTCAATAGATGGAACTTCAAAAAACTGACAAGCAGTGAAGACACTTTGCAAATGAAATTGACCACACCACAACTCAGAACTCCTTCAATAACTGCAGTAAGCAGAAATAACACACTCAAATGTAAAAGTATGTTATTTGtgacaaaacaataaacataaGCAAAAAAGTAGAAGATGAATACAAACATTGATTTTGTGAATAGGAAATGTTCAACATACAGATACATGAGTCCAgggaaattaaaacaaattcaTTTGGTCACTTGGAATTATTCATGCAATCTCATAGAAACACCTCTCATATATTTACTTCAGGATAAAGATTAAGAGTCTTTATGTTATATGTGGGATTTAAAGtcacagaacaaaacacaaagttggATCAGATCTTCTCAGCCGCTAAGGGCAGGCTGTGCGTAATGCACAAACAAACGGCTGCATGCGAGAGCATCTTTCATCGTTCCACTTCTTATGCCCACCGAAGTTGGTTTCAACACATGGCTCTGGCCCTCTATTGTTGTTTGGCTCTCCAGGATTCCAAAAGACAAAATTGACCCTGGATCCGTCAGACCACATCCATTGTGATTCCTCATGACGGTCGGTCAGTCCAATCCAGGTGCGTCCTTCAGTCAGGTCAAAGTTCTGAATCAGTGATTTGACAAAGTTCTGTTCCTGCACACTGTGGATGGACACCAGGTTGGCTCCCTGAGACACACAGTGGCGTTCTGCTGCAGCCCAGGTCCTGTCTGTGGCGAAATACCGATAGCAGCGGCCATTGAAGCTGAACCAGAACGCTGGACAACCGCCACGCTggagctttgtgtttttctcctccaaggGAGTCGCAGCACAAAGAGcgaggaaacacaaaaagaggaaaaacatcatGCTGAAGCTTCAAATGTCTCTGAGTGAGAAGGCCTTGATGTCTTGCTGGAGCTGTTCAGAGCCGTTTGAGGAGACTGAatcacacagaggagaaagtctTTTATATCCCTGAGAGAGGCGGAGCTGCACTGAGAGAGTCTTATCAACAGCTTTGTT
Proteins encoded in this window:
- the LOC115409928 gene encoding lactose-binding lectin l-2-like, which produces MMFFLFLCFLALCAATPLEEKNTKLQRGGCPAFWFSFNGRCYRYFATDRTWAAAERHCVSQGANLVSIHSVQEQNFVKSLIQNFDLTEGRTWIGLTDRHEESQWMWSDGSRVNFVFWNPGEPNNNRGPEPCVETNFGGHKKWNDERCSRMQPFVCALRTACP